The Nostoc sp. 'Lobaria pulmonaria (5183) cyanobiont' genome window below encodes:
- a CDS encoding HAD family hydrolase yields MTASSPKILALDFDGVICDGLIEYFEVAWRTYCEIWSSANDTPPDDLALRFYRLRPVIETGWEMPILIKALIDGIPDEKILHEWVSIAPQILLNDKLQAKEIGAKLDKQRDEWITTDLSGWLSLHRFYPAVVEKIKLTIDSGVKLYIVTTKEGRFVQQLLQQEGVNLPPEAIFGKEVKRPKYDILRELIQSVEDKPVSLWFVEDRLKTLQLIQQQADLEDVKLFLADWGYNTQAERETAQNDPRIQLLSLSQFAKDFSAWL; encoded by the coding sequence ATGACCGCAAGTAGTCCCAAAATTTTAGCCCTAGACTTTGATGGAGTGATTTGCGACGGATTAATTGAATATTTTGAGGTAGCATGGCGTACTTACTGTGAAATTTGGTCTTCTGCTAACGACACACCGCCAGATGATTTAGCTTTGAGATTCTATCGCCTAAGACCTGTTATTGAAACGGGTTGGGAAATGCCCATTTTAATTAAAGCCTTGATAGATGGGATTCCTGACGAAAAAATTCTTCATGAATGGGTAAGCATTGCCCCACAAATTTTGTTAAATGACAAGCTACAAGCAAAAGAAATAGGTGCGAAACTAGATAAGCAGCGAGATGAATGGATTACCACGGATTTAAGTGGTTGGCTGAGTCTGCATAGATTTTATCCGGCGGTAGTAGAAAAAATCAAATTAACTATTGACAGTGGAGTTAAGCTATACATTGTGACAACTAAAGAAGGGCGTTTTGTACAGCAGTTGTTGCAACAAGAAGGGGTGAATTTACCACCAGAGGCAATCTTTGGGAAAGAAGTCAAGCGTCCCAAATATGATATTTTGCGAGAATTAATCCAGTCAGTAGAAGACAAGCCAGTTAGTCTCTGGTTTGTAGAAGATAGACTCAAGACATTACAGTTAATCCAACAGCAAGCAGACCTTGAGGATGTGAAACTTTTCCTTGCAGACTGGGGCTATAACACCCAAGCCGAACGGGAAACGGCTCAAAACGATCCACGAATTCAGTTGTTATCACTTTCTCAGTTTGCCAAAGATTTCTCAGCTTGGCTTTAA
- a CDS encoding aromatic ring-hydroxylating dioxygenase subunit alpha, with protein MNLNSQTYSSIRKPKIFNNPERFIEGWYWVIPSQNLRVGEVKPVTILGRELVIYRGKDKRVVTLDAYCPHMGAHLAEGKVEGNALRCFFHHWKFDAEGMCIDIPCLDVPPSVKLQTWPTAEKYGMIWVWTGEIPQQPLPFVPELEQKECDVAIHSHFLLNCHPNVVMINAIDAQHLNTVHKLPLEIIFERHELNENAIIFSNTTPIKDNFFLIKLIRLFYKNVITYSICYWYGSIGIVTIGPDFFHIHMMVAVRLYEGGKTEGQVLLMTKKRKGIFGWLCNRVVLWLTKIAAKYFLMGDIKILQTIQFDLKTPIKADYSIMQFINYVEKQQSLMWGTWQEMRSRDVESKPKRDRWEDTMSND; from the coding sequence ATGAATCTCAACTCGCAGACTTATAGCTCAATCCGTAAACCTAAAATTTTCAATAATCCAGAGCGTTTTATTGAGGGATGGTATTGGGTAATACCTTCTCAAAATCTGCGGGTGGGTGAAGTAAAACCTGTCACGATTTTGGGTAGAGAATTAGTAATTTACCGTGGTAAAGATAAAAGAGTAGTTACCTTAGATGCCTACTGTCCCCACATGGGCGCTCACCTTGCTGAAGGGAAAGTTGAGGGTAATGCACTACGTTGTTTTTTCCACCACTGGAAATTTGATGCTGAGGGGATGTGTATTGATATCCCATGTTTAGATGTGCCGCCTTCCGTAAAGTTACAAACTTGGCCCACTGCTGAAAAATATGGGATGATTTGGGTTTGGACTGGAGAAATACCGCAACAACCTCTACCTTTTGTTCCAGAGTTAGAACAGAAAGAGTGTGATGTCGCCATTCATTCCCACTTCTTACTGAATTGTCACCCCAATGTGGTGATGATTAATGCAATTGATGCTCAACACCTCAATACAGTTCACAAATTGCCACTAGAAATTATTTTTGAAAGACACGAACTGAACGAGAATGCAATTATCTTCAGTAATACTACACCCATCAAAGACAATTTCTTTTTGATTAAGCTCATCCGTCTTTTCTACAAAAATGTCATAACTTACAGTATTTGCTATTGGTACGGTAGCATTGGCATTGTGACAATTGGCCCTGATTTCTTCCATATCCACATGATGGTTGCAGTTCGCCTCTACGAAGGGGGGAAAACTGAAGGTCAAGTTCTGTTGATGACTAAAAAACGTAAAGGAATTTTTGGTTGGTTATGCAATCGAGTTGTCCTATGGCTGACTAAGATTGCAGCTAAATACTTTCTCATGGGTGACATCAAGATTCTTCAAACAATTCAGTTTGATTTGAAAACTCCCATTAAAGCAGATTACTCAATTATGCAGTTTATTAACTATGTTGAAAAACAGCAATCCCTAATGTGGGGGACTTGGCAAGAAATGCGATCGCGCGATGTGGAGAGCAAGCCCAAGCGTGACAGATGGGAAGATACAATGAGTAATGACTAA
- a CDS encoding Rieske 2Fe-2S domain-containing protein translates to MEHSSTNSKIPARIKTRRDFLTYMLGTTVASVAIGYLFPKVSQSREIDLETLCSLYPKNSRCQNYLPGSVTLAEDGKQIEANALLATAKPGIPILVKGLPDRSVDYLIIQDGPKIAEYGISPICTHLGCTVKWDLEKNHFICPCHGSQYDSQGRVVRGPAKRSLPLITVVVKQNQIRLVDRKPAVDPR, encoded by the coding sequence ATGGAACATTCTTCTACTAATAGCAAAATTCCAGCGAGGATAAAAACGCGTCGGGATTTCTTAACCTATATGCTAGGTACTACCGTTGCATCAGTAGCTATCGGATATCTATTTCCCAAAGTCAGCCAAAGTCGTGAGATAGACCTAGAAACCCTTTGCTCGCTTTATCCCAAGAATTCACGCTGTCAAAATTATCTTCCCGGATCGGTAACACTAGCTGAAGACGGCAAGCAAATTGAGGCTAATGCACTATTAGCAACCGCAAAGCCAGGAATTCCGATTCTGGTAAAAGGCTTGCCAGATCGTAGCGTTGATTATCTAATTATTCAAGACGGGCCAAAGATTGCTGAGTACGGTATCAGTCCAATCTGCACCCATTTAGGATGTACAGTAAAGTGGGATCTTGAGAAGAATCACTTTATTTGTCCTTGTCATGGATCTCAATACGATTCTCAGGGTCGAGTTGTTCGCGGGCCAGCTAAACGTTCTCTACCACTAATCACCGTAGTAGTCAAGCAAAACCAAATTCGTTTAGTCGATCGCAAACCTGCTGTAGATCCTCGTTAA
- a CDS encoding heavy metal translocating P-type ATPase produces MKQKVHSESSGCCNSEHDHHENHNHVHNHNHDENHNHDHNHDHGGEFNLKNELLPLVMILSLYAPGVIFENQLHNTFYSIGEYLLFIPAYLLSGWSVLKTAGRNILKGRVFDETFLMTVATLGAIAIHKLPEAVGVMLFYKIGELFQDIAISRSRNSIKSLLEIRPDYANIQIEGELKKVSPETVNIGDIIVVKPGEKIPLDGEIIDGTSQVDTSALTGESVPRTVRIGETVFAGTINKIGALVIRVTKLFDESSIAKILDLVQNAKSKKAATEKFITKFARYYTPIVVFTSLAVAILPPLFISGATSSEWVYRALILLVISCPCGLVISIPLGYFGGVGGAAKRGILVKGSTFLDTLNAVNTVVFDKTGTLTKGVFKVVEIVPLNGWSEQELLLLAAKVESHSNHPIAQSICKAYGGKTDEFEIRDYEEIAGYGIKAKIANRVVIAGSDRLLHREKISHDNCQLEGTVIHLAVDDIYAGYIVIADEIKEDARQAIQALKQMGVERIVMLTGDNQASASRIAQQLGIDAYEAELLPEEKVNAIEKLLSTVGKHSKVAFIGDGINDAPVIARADVGIAMGGLGSDAAIETADIVIVTDAPSKVAEAIQIARKTRKIVWQNIGFALAIKGVFIGLGILGIATMWEAVFADVGVAMLAILNATRAMK; encoded by the coding sequence TCAGGTTGTTGCAACAGTGAACATGACCATCACGAGAATCATAACCATGTTCATAATCACAATCATGATGAGAATCATAACCATGACCACAATCACGACCACGGTGGAGAATTCAATCTAAAAAATGAGTTATTGCCTTTGGTAATGATTTTAAGTTTATATGCACCGGGTGTAATTTTTGAAAATCAGTTACACAATACATTCTATTCAATAGGTGAATATCTGCTTTTCATCCCTGCTTATTTATTAAGTGGATGGAGTGTTTTAAAAACTGCTGGGCGCAATATACTCAAAGGTAGAGTTTTTGATGAAACGTTTTTAATGACGGTAGCAACATTAGGAGCGATCGCAATTCATAAATTACCCGAAGCGGTCGGAGTCATGTTATTTTACAAAATTGGAGAATTGTTTCAAGATATTGCCATCAGTCGCTCCCGTAATTCGATCAAATCATTATTGGAAATACGCCCGGACTATGCAAATATCCAAATAGAAGGAGAACTGAAAAAAGTATCGCCAGAAACAGTAAATATTGGAGATATTATCGTTGTAAAGCCTGGAGAAAAGATTCCCTTAGATGGCGAAATTATAGATGGTACTTCGCAAGTTGATACATCTGCATTAACTGGAGAATCTGTACCACGAACGGTAAGAATTGGAGAAACAGTTTTTGCTGGGACGATAAATAAAATAGGTGCGCTCGTCATTAGAGTCACAAAACTATTTGATGAATCTTCCATTGCCAAGATTTTAGACTTGGTGCAAAATGCCAAAAGTAAAAAAGCAGCAACAGAAAAGTTTATTACTAAATTTGCCCGATATTATACCCCAATAGTAGTTTTTACATCTTTAGCAGTTGCAATATTACCTCCTTTATTCATTTCGGGTGCAACTTCTTCTGAATGGGTTTATCGTGCTCTGATTTTACTAGTTATCTCCTGTCCGTGTGGACTCGTTATCAGTATTCCATTAGGTTACTTTGGAGGTGTGGGAGGTGCAGCTAAACGTGGTATTTTGGTCAAAGGCTCTACTTTTTTAGATACTTTAAATGCAGTTAATACAGTTGTTTTTGATAAAACTGGAACGTTAACTAAAGGGGTGTTCAAAGTAGTAGAAATAGTACCATTAAATGGCTGGAGTGAACAAGAACTGCTGCTATTAGCTGCCAAAGTAGAATCGCACTCAAATCATCCCATCGCTCAATCTATCTGCAAGGCTTATGGTGGAAAAACCGATGAATTTGAGATCAGAGATTATGAAGAAATAGCAGGCTATGGAATTAAAGCCAAAATTGCAAATAGGGTAGTGATAGCGGGAAGCGATCGCCTATTACATAGAGAGAAGATTTCTCACGATAATTGCCAGTTAGAGGGAACAGTTATTCATCTAGCAGTGGATGATATTTACGCTGGCTATATTGTCATTGCTGATGAGATCAAAGAAGATGCTAGACAAGCTATTCAAGCACTCAAGCAAATGGGTGTAGAGAGAATAGTAATGTTGACAGGAGATAATCAAGCGAGCGCATCCCGAATTGCTCAACAGCTAGGCATAGATGCTTACGAAGCAGAGTTATTACCAGAAGAAAAAGTCAATGCCATTGAGAAGTTACTCAGCACCGTTGGTAAGCATAGTAAAGTTGCCTTTATTGGGGATGGTATTAATGATGCGCCAGTGATTGCTAGAGCAGATGTTGGTATAGCAATGGGTGGGTTAGGCTCAGATGCAGCAATCGAAACTGCGGATATTGTAATCGTCACAGATGCACCATCCAAAGTAGCAGAAGCAATCCAAATCGCCAGAAAAACTCGCAAAATTGTTTGGCAAAATATTGGGTTTGCGTTAGCAATAAAAGGTGTATTTATTGGATTGGGTATTTTAGGGATAGCGACAATGTGGGAAGCTGTATTTGCTGACGTTGGAGTAGCAATGCTGGCAATTTTAAATGCAACTAGAGCGATGAAATAA
- a CDS encoding RtcB family protein produces the protein MQPKNLKRLLRALERQGLDVTYNNRTYSVRLVNSPDALVAEVLLPENFPVEAKALKQLANLASVRHPSGGCVCRACATPDFHPGDAGVAIGSVIETVGQVIPGAVGSDINCGMRLHIVDLTIEEFLTKRDQFVERMKGDYFFGTRDMTMTAHAMRSLFQYGVPGWLDTMLDQPTGSVVKSDLQQLAQESDRIFLGGSMDGNWKLAPEELVPDAGLVRDGGLATIGGGNHFVEVQRVDKVENRPLAHAWGVREGQLAFMIHSGSRNVGKYIGGMWRDKAKATWQKGLKYPDSQIFPLSTYSHPELVASYLQAEATAANYGFINRLLLAELLRLRLREVYKDVEAPLVYDLPHNITLPEGQGWVTRKGACPAYTGQPVIIPGSMGAYSYLMVGKGNTAFCNSASHGAGRIRSRFDLSRKGASQSEAELGLTGVDCITLREERRIEEAPAAYKPIQSVIDVQVEAEMVDVVARLSPVLTFKA, from the coding sequence ATGCAGCCAAAAAATCTCAAACGTCTCCTGCGTGCTTTAGAGCGGCAAGGTTTGGATGTAACTTATAACAATCGCACTTATTCAGTTCGTTTAGTTAATTCTCCTGATGCCCTTGTAGCAGAAGTACTACTACCTGAAAACTTCCCCGTAGAAGCTAAGGCATTGAAGCAGTTAGCAAATTTAGCAAGCGTCCGTCACCCGTCAGGTGGATGCGTTTGTCGTGCCTGTGCTACGCCTGACTTTCACCCAGGTGATGCGGGTGTTGCCATTGGTTCAGTCATAGAAACTGTGGGTCAAGTCATTCCTGGTGCTGTCGGTTCTGACATCAATTGTGGAATGCGCCTGCATATCGTTGATTTGACAATTGAGGAATTCCTGACAAAGCGCGACCAATTCGTAGAACGGATGAAGGGCGATTACTTCTTCGGTACACGTGACATGACGATGACTGCTCACGCAATGCGATCGCTATTTCAGTACGGAGTTCCCGGTTGGCTGGATACCATGCTAGACCAGCCTACGGGGAGTGTAGTCAAGTCTGATTTGCAACAACTTGCCCAAGAGAGCGATCGCATCTTCTTAGGTGGTTCAATGGATGGTAACTGGAAACTTGCGCCTGAAGAATTAGTTCCCGATGCTGGACTAGTACGCGATGGCGGACTGGCAACCATTGGCGGCGGCAATCATTTTGTCGAAGTGCAACGGGTTGATAAAGTCGAAAATCGCCCGCTTGCCCATGCCTGGGGAGTGCGTGAGGGACAGCTAGCTTTTATGATTCACTCTGGTTCTCGAAACGTGGGTAAGTATATCGGGGGAATGTGGCGAGATAAAGCTAAGGCGACTTGGCAGAAAGGTCTAAAGTACCCTGATTCTCAGATTTTTCCTCTCTCTACTTATTCTCACCCTGAACTAGTTGCCAGTTACCTGCAAGCTGAAGCCACTGCTGCTAACTATGGCTTTATCAATCGCCTGCTGTTAGCGGAATTGCTACGTCTGCGTTTGCGGGAAGTATACAAAGATGTGGAAGCACCTCTAGTTTATGACTTGCCGCATAACATCACCTTACCAGAAGGTCAGGGATGGGTAACACGCAAGGGCGCTTGTCCCGCTTATACAGGTCAACCAGTGATTATTCCTGGTTCAATGGGTGCTTATTCTTATCTGATGGTGGGTAAAGGCAATACAGCATTTTGTAATTCGGCGTCACATGGAGCGGGAAGAATTCGTTCTCGCTTCGATCTCAGTCGTAAAGGTGCATCTCAAAGTGAAGCAGAACTGGGATTAACTGGGGTAGACTGCATCACCCTGCGTGAAGAACGCCGAATTGAGGAAGCACCTGCTGCCTACAAACCGATTCAGTCTGTGATTGATGTGCAGGTTGAAGCAGAAATGGTAGATGTTGTGGCGCGATTGAGTCCGGTGTTGACGTTTAAGGCGTAA
- a CDS encoding heavy metal translocating P-type ATPase → MDTLTLKLRGMSCAACANNIEKAIRSVSGVIDCNVNFGAEQATIKYDRSLTNLEKIQAAIAAAGYSSDSLQEELLFEEDDAEKASRQALQRQLSLKVAVGGVISIFLLLGSLPMMTGLNLPLIPSFLQNPWVQLVLTTPVIFWCGGSFYRNGWKSLKRHTATMDTLIALGTSAAYLYSLFVTVFPKFFIAQGLIPHLYYEVAAIVITLILLGRLLENRARGQTSEAIRKLIGLQARDARVIRDGIEIDIPIAEVRINDVILVRPGEKIPVDGEVIAGASTVDEAMVTGESLPVKKQPGDEVIGATINGAGAFQFRVTRIGNDTFLAQIVKLVQQAQGSKAPIQRLADQVTGWFVPAVIAIAIATFVIWFNFTGNLTLATMTTVGVLIIACPCALGLATPTSVMVGTGKGAENGILIKGADSLELAHKIQTIVLDKTGTLTQGKPTVTDFVTVNGTANGNEIQLLQLAATVERNSEHPLAEAVVKYAQSQEVSLIDAKNFVANAGSGVQAVIANQLVQIGTQRWLTELAINTMSLQQYKDAWEAAGKTVILIAVDGELQGIMGIADALKPSSAAVVKALQKLGLEVVMLTGDNRKTADAIALQVGIQQIFAEVRPDQKAAIIQSLQGEQRGRGARGENSHKFPLKTQHSIVAMVGDGINDAPALAQADVGIAIGTGTDVAIAASDITLISGDLQGIVTAIQLSRATINNIRQNLFFAFIYNVIGISIAAGILFPIFGWLLNPIIAGAAMALSSLSVVSNALRLRNFQPKISS, encoded by the coding sequence ATGGATACTCTCACACTCAAACTTCGAGGCATGAGTTGTGCCGCTTGCGCCAACAACATCGAAAAGGCAATTCGCTCTGTTTCTGGGGTAATTGACTGCAATGTTAATTTTGGAGCAGAGCAAGCTACCATCAAATACGATCGCTCTCTAACCAATTTAGAGAAAATCCAAGCTGCGATCGCTGCTGCGGGATACTCTTCTGACTCACTCCAGGAAGAATTGCTCTTTGAAGAAGATGATGCTGAGAAAGCAAGTAGGCAAGCATTACAACGCCAACTCTCCCTCAAGGTAGCGGTAGGAGGTGTAATTAGCATTTTCCTACTTTTAGGATCGTTGCCCATGATGACTGGGCTAAATTTACCCTTAATTCCAAGTTTTCTTCAGAATCCTTGGGTGCAGTTAGTGCTGACAACACCCGTAATCTTTTGGTGTGGTGGATCTTTTTACCGGAATGGCTGGAAATCCCTCAAGCGCCATACGGCGACGATGGACACGTTAATTGCTTTGGGTACAAGTGCAGCCTATCTATATTCTTTGTTTGTCACTGTTTTCCCAAAATTTTTTATTGCTCAGGGCTTGATACCTCATCTTTATTATGAAGTTGCCGCCATTGTCATCACCTTAATTTTGCTGGGGCGATTGTTGGAAAATCGCGCTAGGGGACAAACTTCTGAAGCCATCCGCAAACTAATTGGACTGCAAGCCAGAGATGCCAGAGTCATTCGTGATGGAATAGAAATTGATATTCCCATCGCCGAAGTCAGAATCAACGATGTGATTTTAGTGCGTCCTGGTGAAAAGATTCCGGTAGATGGCGAAGTGATTGCAGGCGCTTCAACGGTAGATGAAGCGATGGTGACGGGTGAAAGTTTGCCAGTCAAAAAGCAGCCAGGAGATGAGGTGATTGGGGCGACGATTAACGGTGCGGGTGCATTTCAGTTTCGGGTGACAAGAATCGGAAATGATACGTTTTTGGCTCAAATTGTCAAACTGGTGCAACAAGCACAAGGTTCTAAAGCACCAATTCAGCGCTTGGCAGATCAAGTGACAGGATGGTTTGTACCAGCTGTGATTGCGATCGCGATCGCCACTTTTGTGATTTGGTTTAATTTCACTGGCAATCTCACCCTAGCCACAATGACAACGGTGGGTGTGCTGATTATCGCTTGTCCTTGTGCTTTGGGTTTAGCTACGCCCACTTCTGTAATGGTGGGGACGGGCAAAGGTGCAGAAAATGGCATCTTGATTAAAGGTGCTGACAGCTTAGAACTAGCACACAAAATTCAAACTATCGTTCTAGATAAAACTGGCACCTTGACTCAGGGGAAACCGACAGTTACAGACTTTGTAACTGTCAACGGCACGGCTAATGGTAATGAAATCCAGCTTTTACAATTAGCAGCAACGGTAGAACGCAATTCTGAGCATCCTTTAGCTGAAGCGGTGGTGAAATACGCCCAGTCTCAAGAAGTAAGTTTAATAGATGCAAAAAACTTCGTGGCTAATGCAGGTAGTGGTGTGCAAGCAGTTATTGCAAATCAGCTTGTGCAAATTGGTACACAACGCTGGTTAACAGAACTTGCAATTAACACCATGAGTCTCCAGCAATATAAAGATGCTTGGGAAGCTGCTGGTAAAACAGTTATTTTGATTGCTGTAGATGGCGAACTACAAGGAATAATGGGTATTGCTGATGCCCTCAAACCTTCATCCGCAGCAGTGGTGAAAGCCTTACAAAAGTTAGGTTTAGAAGTAGTAATGCTCACCGGAGATAATCGTAAAACTGCTGATGCGATCGCTCTACAAGTTGGCATCCAGCAAATCTTTGCCGAAGTGCGTCCAGATCAAAAGGCGGCGATTATTCAATCTTTGCAAGGGGAGCAGAGGGGCAGAGGAGCAAGGGGAGAGAATTCTCATAAATTCCCACTCAAAACTCAGCACTCAATTGTCGCAATGGTTGGTGATGGGATAAATGATGCGCCAGCGCTAGCACAAGCTGATGTGGGAATTGCCATTGGTACGGGAACAGATGTGGCGATCGCAGCTAGCGATATCACCCTAATTTCTGGAGATTTGCAAGGAATTGTGACAGCAATTCAACTTAGCCGCGCCACCATCAATAATATCAGGCAAAATCTCTTCTTTGCCTTTATTTACAACGTCATAGGTATTTCTATTGCGGCGGGAATTCTCTTCCCTATCTTTGGTTGGTTACTCAATCCAATTATCGCCGGCGCTGCGATGGCTCTTTCTTCGCTTTCTGTTGTTAGCAACGCCCTCAGATTGCGTAACTTTCAACCAAAAATTAGCTCATAG
- a CDS encoding heavy metal-responsive transcriptional regulator encodes MLTQDKKLLLIGQVTDLTGIPIRTIRYYESLGLINSLRRTEGGFRQFSLDVLTRLAFIKRAQNLGLSLEEIGNILQVYDQGQTPCGEIKEKLVDKVLQIDRQIDQLLTLRSEIKGLLSGWKNISDHHEKIICPIIQNTSQD; translated from the coding sequence ATGTTAACTCAAGATAAAAAACTGCTTTTAATTGGTCAGGTAACAGACTTAACTGGAATACCCATCAGGACAATTCGTTATTACGAGAGTTTAGGCTTAATCAATTCATTAAGACGAACAGAGGGAGGCTTTCGCCAGTTTTCATTGGATGTGCTAACTCGTCTAGCATTCATTAAAAGGGCGCAAAATCTTGGTCTTAGCCTAGAAGAGATTGGAAATATTCTTCAAGTTTATGACCAAGGGCAAACTCCCTGTGGTGAAATCAAAGAAAAGCTTGTAGATAAAGTCTTGCAGATCGATCGCCAAATCGATCAGCTCTTAACTTTGCGCTCTGAAATAAAAGGATTACTTTCAGGCTGGAAAAATATCAGCGATCATCATGAGAAGATAATTTGTCCGATTATTCAAAACACCTCTCAGGACTAA
- a CDS encoding AAA family ATPase, translated as MQMLDINTASLPLSVVRIEVERLFGKYTYTLEKKDNNPHIDSSLIILYGDNGSGKTTILKLLFHLLSTGKQRGHLTFLAKTPFANFSVFLADGTSIIASRKNENLIGSFQLKVLQKNHVTFSTEVYADIDNDVKNIHKKIQDYEFYRNFIKMRLSLFFLGDDRVLDSDMFDGQEELKDEQKYKQFLLSKMANFLEEKPSLNRELTLSISIHRTEEWIRDQALRGANEGEANVHNIYEEIITRILQTSGSLVEEELSESPEMLIRELKAHEDRSKDFSSFGLMSPLDTQKIVNVLKSNTKTDSSIISRVLKPYLDSVTARFDALQDTQNLLTIFETTINKLFFRDKYIRLHVRDGLKIFTDEGKELSPETLSSGQKQLLLLFCNTLTARDKATIFIIDEPEISLNIKWQRQLIHALLELTKGSQVQFILATHSIELLSQYNNNVVKLVKMEK; from the coding sequence ATGCAGATGCTCGATATAAACACAGCTAGCCTTCCCCTATCTGTAGTTCGCATTGAAGTAGAACGACTCTTTGGTAAGTATACATATACTTTGGAAAAAAAAGATAATAATCCTCACATAGATTCTTCACTAATCATCCTTTATGGTGACAATGGTTCTGGTAAAACGACTATCCTTAAACTTTTATTTCACCTGTTATCAACAGGTAAGCAACGTGGTCATCTTACTTTTTTAGCAAAGACTCCTTTTGCCAATTTTTCAGTTTTTCTAGCTGATGGAACAAGCATTATTGCTAGCCGAAAAAATGAGAATTTAATTGGCTCATTTCAACTTAAAGTACTCCAAAAAAATCATGTAACTTTTTCTACTGAAGTTTACGCTGATATTGACAATGATGTGAAAAATATACATAAAAAAATACAAGATTATGAATTTTATAGAAATTTCATAAAAATGCGATTGAGCCTGTTTTTTTTAGGTGATGATAGAGTCTTAGATAGTGATATGTTTGATGGTCAGGAAGAACTTAAAGATGAACAAAAATACAAACAATTTTTGCTGTCAAAAATGGCAAATTTTCTAGAAGAAAAGCCCAGTTTAAATAGAGAATTGACGCTGAGTATATCTATTCACAGAACTGAAGAATGGATTCGTGACCAAGCATTAAGAGGAGCTAATGAAGGAGAAGCAAATGTTCATAATATATACGAAGAAATTATTACGAGAATTCTTCAGACTTCAGGAAGTTTAGTCGAAGAAGAATTATCAGAATCACCTGAAATGCTAATCAGGGAGCTAAAAGCTCATGAGGATCGTAGTAAAGATTTTTCTAGTTTTGGGTTAATGTCACCATTAGATACTCAAAAAATTGTTAACGTACTAAAATCTAATACTAAAACCGATTCTTCAATTATATCAAGAGTGTTGAAACCATACCTAGATAGTGTAACAGCACGTTTTGATGCTCTCCAGGATACACAAAATTTATTGACCATTTTTGAAACGACAATCAATAAATTATTTTTTCGTGATAAATATATAAGGTTGCATGTCAGAGACGGACTAAAAATATTTACTGACGAAGGAAAAGAATTATCCCCAGAAACCCTTTCTTCAGGACAAAAGCAACTTTTACTACTTTTTTGTAATACTCTGACGGCGAGAGATAAAGCAACAATCTTTATTATTGATGAGCCAGAAATATCACTAAATATCAAATGGCAGCGTCAACTTATTCATGCATTGCTTGAACTGACAAAAGGAAGCCAAGTTCAATTTATATTAGCTACTCATTCAATTGAATTACTTTCTCAGTATAACAACAATGTCGTTAAGCTTGTGAAGATGGAGAAATAA
- a CDS encoding heavy-metal-associated domain-containing protein — translation MTLQLTVPNMACSACASTITKTLQAVDANASVQADPTTKLVSVETQASETAIKEALAAAGYPVA, via the coding sequence ATGACTCTCCAACTCACAGTTCCCAACATGGCTTGTTCTGCTTGTGCAAGCACCATCACCAAAACACTTCAGGCAGTCGATGCCAATGCTAGCGTTCAGGCCGATCCAACAACCAAGCTTGTCAGTGTAGAAACTCAAGCATCAGAAACAGCAATTAAGGAAGCGTTAGCTGCTGCGGGTTATCCAGTTGCTTAA